CTCAGTAGTCTCCTCCCATGGCGGAGTCCCGGAGAGTGGCAGTGATCGGAGCCGGCGCATCCGGTCTTGTGACGGCGCGTGAGCTACGAAGAGAAGGTCACCGAGTTGTAGTGTTCGAGAAATCGAACCAACTGGGTGGTCTATGGGTTTACAATCCTCGAGTTGAGACCGATCTACTCAGTCTCGATCCAAACAGAGAAATTATTCATAGCAGTCTTTACAAATCTCTTCGAACAAATCTTCCTCGACAACTCATGAGTTTCAGCGATTACTCTTTCGATTGTGCAGAAAATGTGAACCGATTGAACTTTCCTGGGCACGAAGAAGTATTGAAGTTTTTGAATGAGTTCGCTAAGGATTTTGGGATCAATGAGTTGATCCGATTCAACACAGAGGTCGTACGAGTTGCGCCGGTTGAATTTGGGGGAAATCGTTGGATCGTTGAATCGAAATCGGAGGAGTTAAGTTCAGAAGAGGTGTTTGATTCTGTAGTGATTTGTAATGGTCACCATACAACACCCAGAATTGCAAACATTCCAGGCAagtaatctattttttttgttttgacaAATGGTAGAAAAAAAAGGACATTAACTATACATTTATCATTCAAATAAGTGATGAGTTACATTATGTAATGATAGAGAACAATACAATCTATCAACGCAtaatattcattaaaataatataatatattatgaatTAATACCTAACAATCATTCAAACAAAGTGTTAGCTAGCGTTTGGTcataaatttctaaatattcttggcaaatattattttggtgaaatttcaccatgtatttaagaaatatatttcatttttttagaaaaatatgatttatattcataagttttaaaaatcatcaaaactaatcataagtttgtattacaagtcaattgaaTCTTCGTtacaataaataacaaatagTGTCTATGACACTGGAAcaatgtggtagtttggagtgagtgcaacaaaCATCATTTCGTACATCGTAAAGTAGACAAAagcacatgactttgttaccTTGAGCCGATTgtttatcattttcatcaacaatcatatcatcactgaatatttcatcactattttggtttcacgtaaaaaattatgtaatacaacgtaaacaactactatagagagtgtttttgtaaaagataaaaaaattggtgtaaaatttcattttttaaaagatcccaaataatgagatttgacccaaatactagaaaaaattagtatttgagAATTTAggatatttgccaaataatgacaaagtctttggacaaacactatttgcccaatttaaatatttgggaaatctatggccaaacgggtcCTTAGTGTAATCTCATGATTTGGGAAAGTTGGTGTGTGCAACCTTACCCCTACtttgaaaagataaaaagacaATTTTCGACAAATTATCAACTCAAATATGTTAGAAATGAAAGTATTTACTACAAATAGAAAGTAAAAAAAGTTTTGGTCCACAAATTTTGGTTTCACCAACTTTTGACACAAACATATGGAGAAAAACTCCAAAATAGtccattatttttttagttaagactcaaagtcatttttgaattttcacATGGAACAATAATAGTCTCTCATGTTTgtaatattggtgcacttttggtctTTCCCAAACTTTTGTCtatttttcaatattaatttaaccacaatttatgtatgaaatattcaatcgtctttttatatatttaatataaattacgTGAGAAAGTGAGAAGAGgaacactttttttttgttaggtaaaaatattattgcagGACGTAACAGGTACCTGCCCACTGCCCAGTACCATCTTCATGAAAACaaaaatagtgaaaacataTTAGGATGGCAAGAGTTAAATAAAAACATGAAGTTtcaagttcaaatatttggGAAGACAGAAATTTGGTATTTATGCTGATGCAAATTAATAGGTATTTGTGAAATTTATCGAGGTATGCACAAATTGATCTAGACACCATGATTGTCGCGCGGGGGagttaaaacaaaaacaattttacCTTGTTGCACTCTCAATATGGTGAATGTAATGGGAGTTATTGGTTATCTTTTGAACTAATTCTTGTTAGTTAATATCTAAAAGGTATAAACAATTGGCCTGGAAAACAAATACATAGCCACAATTATCAAGTTCCTGAGCCATTTAAGGATCAGGCAAGAcctttatactttttttttttcatttttagttctTAAAGTTTCATACATAATTTTGTGCTTCATATGTTACAAAAAATTCTTGTTAACTGATTTGTATTCAGATTGTAGTTGTAATTGGAGATGGACCAAGTGGACATGATATTTCCAGAGATATTGCTACTGTCGCCAAGCAAGTTCATCTCACAAAAAGATCTTCTGAAATTGAAGTTTCAAAACTGGACAATTATGCAAATCTATGGAACCAAGAAAAGGTAATAATTGTTTAAATGTTGTTGACTATGCATGGGAAGATAGTAGGGGTGTCAAATGTTGAATTTAGACGGATTAAAATGAGTCGAGTTAATTGACCTATCCAAATGTGCTAGGAGCTAATATGGAACTTTTTTGGCAGATTGatcatgttgatgaaaatggTGAAGTGACTTTCATAGATGGATCATCCATTCATGCTGATATCATTCTCCACTGTACAGGGTTTAGTTCAAATCTCAATCCTTTTTTGTTGCATTTCTTTGATGAAAtactcatttttcaaatatcattttccattttgaataaaaaaaagctACATTTCTCGAATTTCACAATGAAACATGGTTAAACAtgcaaaattattgttatttttcttgcACAGATACAAATATGATTTCCCATTTCTTGAAACCAATGGAATTGTAAGTGTAGATGATGAGAACCGTGCTGTTGGACCACTATACAAACATGTCTTTCCTCCAAAGCTTTCTCCATGCCTCTCCTTTGGTGGTATACCTTATCAGGTCAGCTACATTTGTATGACAAACATCATATTCTCATGGTGTtagtcgtttggtgtgaggtatcAGGTATAATAATATTAGGATCATTTTATTCTGCGTTTGGTTGGAAATATTAGTGTAAAGATGgatcttaggcctaactcaaccccaaaagcagGGTATGATTGTCcattgtccaagtccatatattCTCCCTGTGTTAGTCGTTTGGCGTGaggtataaggtataataatatTATGGAGGCCACTATGATATGGGGGCGAGATGGATCTTGAACCTAACTCAATCCCAAAAGCTAGCTTATGAGGAGAAGATTGTCCTAGTCCATATAAAGAGACCAAATTCTCATCCCTTTTCTGATGTGGGAACTCTTAATAATTAGGCAgtcctaaaattatttatcccaccatttatgcCTTAGTGAATACATAGTGaaataacttatcccaggatAACGTGTTCCCAACCAAACAAGTGGTTTTATTTGGCATGACAAAAGTGATTTCTTAACCTCTTTAACATTGTATTATATGCTCTTGAATAATTTAAGGTATTGCTAGGACATGATAAATGTAGACTTTTCAGGCAATTGTGTTTCTCATGTTTGAATTACAAGCCAAATGGATTGCACAAGTTTTATCTGGAAAAGTGCTTTTACCAACAGAGGAGGAGATGTTGGCCGATGTTGAGGATCATAACAGGCAACTTGAGGAAGCCGGCATCCCAAAACGCCACACACATCGTCTTCACCCTACCGAGGTTTTTCCTATAACTATCTTTGAGGCTAATATTGGAATTTGtgactatataagtaaacattAGTAGATACAAGTATGCTATAATTTCAACGTGACAAGATAATTTTATCATTATAGAATATTTGATGACCATACGTGAAATTAAGAATGACATGAATTTGTTGGCAGATAGAGTACATTGATTGGTTAGCAGCTCGAGTGGAAATGCCACCAATTGATGATGGCCTAACtgaaatgtattggagtatttaCAAATTTGTTGGTCAAGTTGGGTGGAGTGGCTATAGGGATTTGTGGAACTTCTaagaatttgattttcttttttcactcGGTGTGGAGCTTCGACTAAATCCGGATCGTGCTCTGCAGGACCCATTTAGGAGTGGCTCTCCCAATAATCAAATTTGTAATTTCTGATACTTGAGTAATATCATATCTATTCCTTTTATATTTTACTACATTCATTATTGTAATTCTTCcaagtactttttttttgtttgtataataaTCATCTCGTTTTGGTATAGAATGCATGCGCCGATAGAATTCATCAAATGATAAGCATATATTAGAAATTTCTCCATTTTCAGGACTTGAATTTAAGATATCTTATGAaggatgaaatattttattcattccACTACATTTTGGGGTGATCTTCCAAATATATTTGCTATATAATAATGGATCATAAAGCAAAAAGGGGTTaatatatgcatattttttaatCTACACCCTATCCTTTTGTCTTTAACGATTAATACCCTAATTTATTCATTTCTTTGCAAAATcataaaatagttcaaattcATACGAGATCTTTAATTTTGGTAAAAGACTAAGCAAACAAATTAGATTATACCGCATGCACCTATATGCAATACATAAAACTAAATATTCAACAAGAAATAATCTCTGCATTATAAAATCCATGCAAAACAAACCTTCGGATGACTAATTCCTGCATAACTtgttttcaaaccaaacgacccctaaaggTTATCTCGAGGCCTGACAACCAAAAAAGGGACTCAAATCAACAATAACCACTGCCACTAACATTTAATCCATTAATATGAACTCTGCATTAATAGTTCAATAATCTCATACAATTTTTTACTGTAAACAGCATAAGGTTCCTCTGATAGGTGTCTGTACTTGAGGAGAGCTTGAATGTTGCCAGACAATGGTAATATGCTAAAAAAGTTCACATGAAGTTC
The DNA window shown above is from Solanum stenotomum isolate F172 chromosome 6, ASM1918654v1, whole genome shotgun sequence and carries:
- the LOC125867313 gene encoding flavin-containing monooxygenase FMO GS-OX5-like codes for the protein MAESRRVAVIGAGASGLVTARELRREGHRVVVFEKSNQLGGLWVYNPRVETDLLSLDPNREIIHSSLYKSLRTNLPRQLMSFSDYSFDCAENVNRLNFPGHEEVLKFLNEFAKDFGINELIRFNTEVVRVAPVEFGGNRWIVESKSEELSSEEVFDSVVICNGHHTTPRIANIPGINNWPGKQIHSHNYQVPEPFKDQIVVVIGDGPSGHDISRDIATVAKQVHLTKRSSEIEVSKLDNYANLWNQEKIDHVDENGEVTFIDGSSIHADIILHCTGYKYDFPFLETNGIVSVDDENRAVGPLYKHVFPPKLSPCLSFGGIPYQAIVFLMFELQAKWIAQVLSGKVLLPTEEEMLADVEDHNRQLEEAGIPKRHTHRLHPTEIEYIDWLAARVEMPPIDDGLTEMYWSIYKFVGQVGWSGYRDLWNF